CGGGCGCGAGTTGCTGGCCCTGCTCGACGCGGAGCTGGAGCGCAGCCTCCAGGCGCCCTACCGCGCGCGGCTGCACGGGTTCCTGCGCTGCATCCTGGAGCACTCCCAGACGCACTTCCGGCTCTTCTCCCTGCTGCTGGAGGACTCCCTGCGGCGCGATGCCTCGCGCGAGGGAGACCTGGATCGCCACCTGGAGATGTGGCGGGAGGCCACCCTGCGCCTCGAGCACCTCGGGAAGCAGGGCATCCGGGAAGGCGCCTTGCGGCCCGAGGATGCCGCCCATTACCCCGCGCTGTTGCTGGACATGATGCAGGGCCTCGTCGTGCGCCAGCTCCTCGCGAAGCA
The sequence above is drawn from the Archangium gephyra genome and encodes:
- a CDS encoding TetR/AcrR family transcriptional regulator produces the protein MRMRMKEEARAAILDAAEQVLAEQGQAARMDDIAARVGVSVGTLYNYFEDRQQLLAALRDVRGRELLALLDAELERSLQAPYRARLHGFLRCILEHSQTHFRLFSLLLEDSLRRDASREGDLDRHLEMWREATLRLEHLGKQGIREGALRPEDAAHYPALLLDMMQGLVVRQLLAKQPAPADELLAPLLRCFLEGAAPR